The DNA region CGCACCAGCGCGTCGAACAGCAGCCGCTTGCGCTCCGGCCCCATCGGATCCTCGAGCGCCTGGTTCCCGTCGCGGAGATCCACCGAGCACCAGCGGGGCGCGCGCTCGATGCGGCGCGACGGCCAGCGCCGGTCGGCGAGCGCGACCTGCGGGAACGGGCGGTACTTGTGGACGGGCATCCTCGGCATGACGTGATTCCTCCGGCGGGTGGGGGCCGGGAGGTCTCTGTTCGTCGTGCTGGGAGCGGTGACCTCTCCGGCCGTGGGACGGCGAGAGAGGTCGCGCGGTCAGTCGAACCGGGCGAGCTCTCTCGCCTGGCGAAGAAGTCGACCGGTCGCGCGCTGCGAATGCATCGCCGACATGGTTATCCGACCGGGCGCCCGCCCGTCAAGCCGCGACGTGCCCGCCGGCCGCACCACGCCCCCGCAGGCGTGTAGAATGCCGCCCGTGAAGCGCAAGCTCTTCCGCGGCAAGAGGAACCCGTTCGCCATCGACGCCCCGCTGCCGCCCGCCGGCGCGGCCCGGTGGGCCACCATCGCCGGCCTGGTGGTCGGCGGCCTGGTGGCGCTGTCGGTCCCGATCTTCTTCGCGCTGTTCCTCCTCGGGATCCTGCGCGGGGAGTGAAGTCCTCCCGGCCGGCCGTCCGGCGCCCGGGCAGCGGCCCGGGCTGCGGGCGGTCGTGCGCCCAGCGGCAGCCGGGCGTGCGCCTCGCGCCGCCTGCCCTCATCCTTTCGCGAAGGGGGGACGAGGCATGCACGTGAGAGGAATCGCGTTCGCGGCGGCGCTGCTGCTGGCGGCAGCCGGCTGCAAGACCGGGACGAGCAGCAGGACCCGCACGGCGAACGCGTCGGGCGACGACAAGGCCACCACGGAGATGAGCGGCCGCGAGCGCACCGCGCAGGCCGCGCCGCAGGAGGGCCAGAGCGAGCGCGACGTCGCCGAGGCCCAGGCGGCCGAGGCCGCGCCCAGCGCGCGCGCGCAGCAGGGCGTGGGCGGGAAGGATCCGCACCCGCTCCCGACCGAGGGCGCGGACGCGACGCCGCGGTACTCCGGCGATCCGGGCGCGGGCTCGGCGGGCCAGCAGGGCCGCGTGCCCGAGACGATGGAGCCGGGCGCGACCGGCCGGGTGGCCGGCGCCGGCACGCCGGACGCCGCCGCCACGGGCACCGGCGCCGGGGCCGCCACGACCGGGCCGAGCGAGCTCTCCGGGCGCGTCGCGCTCATCGATCGCGAGCAGCACGAGATCGCCATCGACTCGGGCGACGCGACCACGCAGGTGAAGATCGCCGACGACGCGCGCATCACCGTGGACGGCCGCTCCGCCACGCTGGCGGACATCCGGCAGGGCGCCGCCGTCCGCGCGCGCCTGGATCGCAGCGGCGACACGCCGCAGGCGGTGCAGATCGACGTCACGCCGTCGAAGGCGAAGCCCTAGCACGCGGGGAGCGGGGGGACGCAGGGCCCCGGTGCGCCGGACGCGCGCGCCGGGGCCCTGGCGTTAGGATGGCGGCATGACCGCGCTCCCCCGCTTCCAGCCGCGCCGGCCCCTCGGCCGGACCGGCTTCCCCGTCACCCGCGTCGGCGCCGGCGACCTCGCCGATCGCAGCGTGCCGAAGGAGCGCTGCGTCGCCACGCTGCGCCGCGCCCTCGACGCCGGCGTGAACGTGGTGGACACCGCCCCGATGTACGAGGACGGCTACTCGGAGGAGATCGTCGGCGAGGCGCTCCGCGGCCGGCGCGAGGGCGTGCTCGTGGTGGACAAGATCGACCACCTCGACCGGCCCGTCGCCCCGCAGCTCGACGAGAGCCTGGGGCGGCTCGGCATGCGCGCCGTGGACCTGCTGGTGTTCCACTCCGTCTCCGAGCCGGCCGCGTGGGCGCGCCTCGCCGCGCAGGGCGGGGGCATGCAGGAGCTGGCCGAGGAGATCGGGCGCGGGCGGGCGCGCTTCCGCGGCGTCTCCAGCCACCACCCCGACGTCCTCGCCGCCGCGCTCGACTCCGGCCTGTGCGACGTCCTCATGTTCCCGGTGGGCCCGTACGTGCACCCGCGGTACGTGCAGGAGATCCTGCCGCGCGCCCGCGCCCTCGGCGTCGGCACCATCTGCTTCAAGACGTTCGGCGCCGGCAAGCTGCTCGGGGACACCGAGGGCTACGGCCGGGCGCTGGCGGAGCGCCCGCGCGGGAAGCTCTCGTCGGGCGGGCAGGACGCGGCCGCCCCGACGCTGCCGCGGCTCCCGGTCGAGGCGTGCGTCCGGTACACGCTCACCTGCGATCCCGACGTGGCGCTGCTCGGCCTCTCGTTCCCGAACGAGCAGGACGCCGCGTTCGCCGCCGCGGCGGCGTTCCGGCCGATGGACGACGCGGAGCTGGCCGAGACGCGCCGGCGTGCGGCCGAGGCGGTGCAGGGCAAGGGAGCCGTCTGGTGGAACCCACCGGAGCGGCCCGGCGCCTGAAGAATTTCCGCGCCCGCGCCTTGTGCGGCGCGCAGCCTGTGCCGAACCTCCACTCGGAGGAAGGCCATGGCGCGCATCGCATTCATCGCGGACGATCTGTTCGAGGACTCGGAGCTCCGCGTCCCGTGGGACCGCCTGCGGCAGGCCGGGCACGAGACGGTGCTGGTGGGCCTCGAGAAGGGGAAGCAGATCCGCGGCAAGAAGCAGCGGGAGACGTTCACCACCGACGCGGCCGCGCGGGACGTCACCGCCGACGACTTCGACGCCGTGGTGGTGCCGGGCGGCTACTCCCCCGATCACCTCCGCACCGACATGGACATGGTCCGGCTGGTGCGGACCGCGTTCACCGCCGGGAAGCCAGTGGCGGCGGTCTGCCACGGCCCGTGGATGCTGGTCGAGGCGGACGCGATCGACGGCAAGACCGTGACCTCCTGGCCCTCGCTCAAGACCGACCTCATCAACGCCGGCGCCCGCTGGGTGGACCGGCAGGTCGTCGAGGACGGGAACGTCATCACCAGCCGGAAGCCCGACGATCTCGAGGCGTTCTCCGACGCGATCCTGCGCCACCTGGGCGAGGAGGCCCGAGCGCGCCCCGGCGACTCGGCCGGCGCCGAGCAGGGCGCGGGGATCTGAGCCGTCGCCCCTCCGCTCGGGGTTCGACGGGCTCACGCCGGGCGCCTTCCGAGAGCCGCTCGCCCTGAGCCCCGTCGAAGGGTGAGCGGCGGACGATGCGGGGGAGTGCTAGACCTCTCCCATGGCCGCGTTCAAGGACCACTTCACCCCGGTGGCGGACGCGTACCGCGCCTTCCGGCCCCGCTACCCGCGCGCGCTGTTCCGCTGGCTCGGCGAGGTCGCGCCCGCGCGCGGCGACGCGCTGGACTGTGGCTGCGGGAGCGGCCAGGCCTCGCTCGGCCTCGCCGAGTTCTTCGAGCGTGTGCACGCCGTCGATCCGGGCGAGGCGCAGATCCGGCAGGCGCTCCGTCACCCGCGGGTGACCTACGCGGTGGCGCCCGCCGAGGACACCGGCCTGCCGCCCGCGTCGGTGGACGTCGCGATCGCGGCGCAGGCCATGCACTGGTTCGACCTCGACCGGTTCTGGGCCGAGCTGCGGCGGGTCGCGCGGCCCGGCGCCGTGTTCGCGGCGGTGACCTACGGGCTCACCCGCGTGGACCCCGAGGTGGACGCGGTGGTGGACCGCCTCTACCACGGGTTGCTCGCCCGCGACTGGCCGCCCGAGCGCGTGCACGTCGAGAGCGGGTACCGGACCCTGCCGTTCCCCTTCCCCGAGCTCGAGGCGCCGCCGCTGGAGATCGAGGAGCGCTGGCCGATGGACGCCTTCCTGGGCTACCTCGGCACCTGGTCCGCGGTGACCGCGCACCGCCGGCGCACCGGCGCCGATCCGCTCGCCGAGATCGCCCCCGCGCTGCGCGCCGCATGGGGCACGCCGGAGCGGCCGCTCCGCGTCACCTGGCCGATCGCGATCCGGGCGGGGCGGATCCTGCCGCACGCCGGCGGGTGAGGCCGGCGCCGCCGCGTTCTTGTGCCCGGCCCGGGCCGAGGCGAGACTCCGCGCATGCCGCCCGATCCCGCGATCGCCAACATCACCCGGGTCATCCAGCTCTCCGTCGCGCCCGTGTTCCTGCTGACCGCCGCCGGGACGCTGCTCGGGGTGTTCTCGACGCGGCTCGGGCGCATCGTGGACCGCTCGCGCCGGCTCCTGGAGCGCCTCCCGGCGCTGCCGCCCGAGCGCCAGCCCGGCGTGCGCGAGGAGCTGGCCCTGCAGTTCCGCCGGCGCCAGCTCGTCAACACCGCCATCACGTTCGCGACCGCCGCCGCGCTGCTGGTGTGCGTGCTCATCGCCGTCGCGTTCATCGCCTCCCTGCTGCACTGGGACTTCTCGCACCCGGTGGCCGGGCTGTTCGTCGCGGCCATGGTGGCGTTCATCGGCGCGCTGCTCGCGTTCCTCGCGGAGGTGCTGCTGGCGGTCCGGAGCGTCCGGATAGACCATTGAGCGCGGTCGCGTCCCCCGGAGCGGCCGGCGAGCGGAAGCCCGCGGAACCTGCTAGAACGCGCCGGTGACCTTCACCGAGCTCGGCGCCCACCCTGCCCTCGCCCGCGCGCTGGAGCGGCGCGGCTACTCCGAGCCGACCGCGGTGCAGGAGGCGGTGTTCACGCCCGGGCTCCGCGGCCGGGACCTCCTCGTCTCCTCTGCCACAGGCTCGGGGAAGACCGTCGCGTTCGGCCTGGTCCTGGGCGGCTCGTTGCTGGGCGATGCGCCCGCGTTCGGGCCCGCCGGCCTTCCGCTCGGCCTGGTGGTCGCGCCGACCCGCGAGCTCGCCATGCAGGTGCAGCGCGAGCTCGCCTGGCTCCTCGCCGAGGCCGAGGGGCGCGTCGTCGCCTGCGTGGGCGGCATGGACGCCCGCCGCGAGGCCCGCGCGCTGT from Anaeromyxobacter dehalogenans 2CP-C includes:
- a CDS encoding aldo/keto reductase gives rise to the protein MTALPRFQPRRPLGRTGFPVTRVGAGDLADRSVPKERCVATLRRALDAGVNVVDTAPMYEDGYSEEIVGEALRGRREGVLVVDKIDHLDRPVAPQLDESLGRLGMRAVDLLVFHSVSEPAAWARLAAQGGGMQELAEEIGRGRARFRGVSSHHPDVLAAALDSGLCDVLMFPVGPYVHPRYVQEILPRARALGVGTICFKTFGAGKLLGDTEGYGRALAERPRGKLSSGGQDAAAPTLPRLPVEACVRYTLTCDPDVALLGLSFPNEQDAAFAAAAAFRPMDDAELAETRRRAAEAVQGKGAVWWNPPERPGA
- a CDS encoding type 1 glutamine amidotransferase domain-containing protein, whose product is MARIAFIADDLFEDSELRVPWDRLRQAGHETVLVGLEKGKQIRGKKQRETFTTDAAARDVTADDFDAVVVPGGYSPDHLRTDMDMVRLVRTAFTAGKPVAAVCHGPWMLVEADAIDGKTVTSWPSLKTDLINAGARWVDRQVVEDGNVITSRKPDDLEAFSDAILRHLGEEARARPGDSAGAEQGAGI
- a CDS encoding class I SAM-dependent methyltransferase; the protein is MAAFKDHFTPVADAYRAFRPRYPRALFRWLGEVAPARGDALDCGCGSGQASLGLAEFFERVHAVDPGEAQIRQALRHPRVTYAVAPAEDTGLPPASVDVAIAAQAMHWFDLDRFWAELRRVARPGAVFAAVTYGLTRVDPEVDAVVDRLYHGLLARDWPPERVHVESGYRTLPFPFPELEAPPLEIEERWPMDAFLGYLGTWSAVTAHRRRTGADPLAEIAPALRAAWGTPERPLRVTWPIAIRAGRILPHAGG
- a CDS encoding DUF2721 domain-containing protein is translated as MPPDPAIANITRVIQLSVAPVFLLTAAGTLLGVFSTRLGRIVDRSRRLLERLPALPPERQPGVREELALQFRRRQLVNTAITFATAAALLVCVLIAVAFIASLLHWDFSHPVAGLFVAAMVAFIGALLAFLAEVLLAVRSVRIDH